Proteins encoded within one genomic window of Eurosta solidaginis isolate ZX-2024a chromosome 1, ASM4086904v1, whole genome shotgun sequence:
- the LOC137237054 gene encoding probable cytochrome P450 6d4, with translation MRDVMGEGIELREKHNISRKDMLQLLMQLRKFGKVSGDEEDCSLKSHDAIGELKEFTLDHIAAQGVILDIAGQEATSTATAYTIFELAQYLELLARANKEVEEVLERHDGQLSYDALRETAFLELCLQETNRKYPLPFLNRECTQDYTIPGTKYVIEKGTPVVIPLLGIHRDAEYYPNPMAYDPDRFTPLSPNYNGNANAYIPYGAGPSQCVGWPMGMLIAKLSIVKLLPILTQ, from the exons ATGCGTGATGTAATGGGAGAGGGCATCGAACTTCGTGAAAAGCATAACATTTCACGTAAGGATATGTTGCAATTGTTGATGCAGTTGCGAAAGTTTGGAAAAGTCAGTGGGGATGAGGAGGATTGCAGTTTAAAATCCCATGATG CTATTGGTGAACTGAAAGAATTCACATTGGATCATATAGCAGCACAGGGTGTTATATTAGACATTGCGGGACAGGAGGCCACAAGCACGGCAACGGCATACACCATTTTCGAATTAGCGCAATATCTTGAATTACTGGCACGAGCTAATAAGGAAGTGGAAGAGGTTTTGGAGCGACACGATGGTCAATTAAGTTATGATGCTTTACGTGAAACGGCTTTTCTGGAATTGTGTTTGCAAG AAACCAACCGAAAATATCCACTGCCGTTTTTGAATCGTGAATGTACACAAGACTATACGATACCGGGTACaaaatatgttatcgaaaagggTACACCGGTTGTTATACCTCTTCTTGGTATTCATCGTGATGCAGAGTATTATCCAAATCCAATGGCATACGATCCCGATCGATTCACGCCTTTGAGCCCCAATTATAATGGCAATGCTAATGCGTATATACCATACGGTGCTGGACCCAGCCAATGTGTAGGATGGCCTATGGGCATGCTTATTGCGAAATTGAGTATTGTTAAACTATTGCCAATATTGACCCAATAA
- the LOC137236408 gene encoding probable cytochrome P450 6d4 isoform X1, whose product MIELIVFIQLAAFIYWLIRQQYSYWIRRNFPCDTEIHIPYGTLKAAVRGEKSMGVVLYDAYLRSPNLPFVGIYFLYHPGIMIRDPELARRILKQDFNSFHDRGIYVNEKRDPLSGNVFSLRGQKWRSLRQKLTPSFSSGKLKAMFCTSDDIGNKMIDYMNKVLPEKDYAEIDLKNICVTYAIDITGSVIFGLDINSFENPENKFRSLMHISRHSNLIGVLIFFCPFFLNIMTRFGFKNKKAIRLREIMKNTIEYREKNNVIRKDMLQLMMQLKNTGKINVNDDNFSAKPNTANGEHKEFTLDGIAAQGYLFYIAGQETTSSTAAFTIFELAQNAELLARGQKEIDEVLQRHGGELTFDALSEMTFLESCLQESNRKYPVPFLNRECTQTYIIPGTNHIIEKDTPIVISLLGLNRNPQYFTPSSPNK is encoded by the exons ATGATTGAGTTAATTGTATTCATTCAATTGGCTGCATTCATTTACTGGTTAATCAGACAACAATATTCCTACTGGATTCGCCGCAATTTTCCTTGTGATACCGAAATACACATTCCTTATGGCACTCTAAAAGCAGCAGTTCGCGGTGAAAAATCGATGGGCGTGGTATTATATGATGCCTACTTGAGATCACCGAATTTACCTTTTGTAGGTATTTATTTCCTCTATCATCCGGGCATTATGATACGCGACCCTGAGTTGGCGCGCCGAATATTAAAACAAGACTTTAACAGTTTCCATGATCGTGGTATTTATGTTAATGAGAAACGTGATCCATTGTCTGGTAACGTATTTAGTTTACGGGGTCAAAAGTGGCGTTCGTTGCGTCAAAAGTTGACACCTTCCTTTAGTTCGGGCAAATTGAAAGCGATGTTTTGTACTTCAGATGATATTGGCAATAAAATGATTGATTATATGAATAAAGTTTTGCCGGAGAAGGATTATGCCGAAATTGATTTGAAGAATATATGCGTAAC CTATGCTATAGATATCACTGGCTCTGTTATCTTTGGCCTGGATATTAACAGTTTTGAGAATCCCGAAAATAAATTTAGAAGCCTCATGCATATATCGCGCCACAGCAACTTAATTGGAGTTCTCATCTTTTTTTGTCCCTT TTTCTTAAATATTATGACACGTTTTGGATTCAAAAATAAGAAAGCAATCCGTTTGCGTGAAATAATGAAGAATACAATTGAATATCGTGAGAAGAACAATGTCATACGCAAGGATATGTTACAATTAATGATGCAATTGAAAAATACTGGAAAGATTAATGTGAACGATGACAATTTCAGTGCGAAACCAAACACAG CGAACGGTGAACATAAGGAATTTACATTAGATGGTATTGCGGCACAGGGTTATTTGTTCTACATCGCTGGTCAGGAGACAACAAGCTCTACAGCTGCTTTTACTATTTTCGAATTAGCACAGAATGCAGAATTATTGGCACGAGGTCAAAAGGAAATAGATGAGGTATTGCAACGACACGGTGGAGAGTTGACCTTTGACGCCTTGAGCGAAATGACCTTCCTAGAATCATGTTTACAGG AAAGTAATCGAAAATATCCGGTACCATTTTTAAATCGTGAATGCACTCAAACCTACATCATACCTGGCACAAACCATATTATCGAAAAGGATACACCCATCGTTATATCGCTACTAGGTCTCAATCGTAATCCGCAATACTTCACGCCTTCAAGTcccaataaataa
- the LOC137236408 gene encoding probable cytochrome P450 6d4 isoform X2 → MIRDPELARRILKQDFNSFHDRGIYVNEKRDPLSGNVFSLRGQKWRSLRQKLTPSFSSGKLKAMFCTSDDIGNKMIDYMNKVLPEKDYAEIDLKNICVTYAIDITGSVIFGLDINSFENPENKFRSLMHISRHSNLIGVLIFFCPFFLNIMTRFGFKNKKAIRLREIMKNTIEYREKNNVIRKDMLQLMMQLKNTGKINVNDDNFSAKPNTANGEHKEFTLDGIAAQGYLFYIAGQETTSSTAAFTIFELAQNAELLARGQKEIDEVLQRHGGELTFDALSEMTFLESCLQVFFLSSESNRKYPVPFLNRECTQTYIIPGTNHIIEKDTPIVISLLGLNRNPQYFTPSSPNK, encoded by the exons ATGATACGCGACCCTGAGTTGGCGCGCCGAATATTAAAACAAGACTTTAACAGTTTCCATGATCGTGGTATTTATGTTAATGAGAAACGTGATCCATTGTCTGGTAACGTATTTAGTTTACGGGGTCAAAAGTGGCGTTCGTTGCGTCAAAAGTTGACACCTTCCTTTAGTTCGGGCAAATTGAAAGCGATGTTTTGTACTTCAGATGATATTGGCAATAAAATGATTGATTATATGAATAAAGTTTTGCCGGAGAAGGATTATGCCGAAATTGATTTGAAGAATATATGCGTAAC CTATGCTATAGATATCACTGGCTCTGTTATCTTTGGCCTGGATATTAACAGTTTTGAGAATCCCGAAAATAAATTTAGAAGCCTCATGCATATATCGCGCCACAGCAACTTAATTGGAGTTCTCATCTTTTTTTGTCCCTT TTTCTTAAATATTATGACACGTTTTGGATTCAAAAATAAGAAAGCAATCCGTTTGCGTGAAATAATGAAGAATACAATTGAATATCGTGAGAAGAACAATGTCATACGCAAGGATATGTTACAATTAATGATGCAATTGAAAAATACTGGAAAGATTAATGTGAACGATGACAATTTCAGTGCGAAACCAAACACAG CGAACGGTGAACATAAGGAATTTACATTAGATGGTATTGCGGCACAGGGTTATTTGTTCTACATCGCTGGTCAGGAGACAACAAGCTCTACAGCTGCTTTTACTATTTTCGAATTAGCACAGAATGCAGAATTATTGGCACGAGGTCAAAAGGAAATAGATGAGGTATTGCAACGACACGGTGGAGAGTTGACCTTTGACGCCTTGAGCGAAATGACCTTCCTAGAATCATGTTTACAGG TTTTCTTCCTCTCTTCAGAAAGTAATCGAAAATATCCGGTACCATTTTTAAATCGTGAATGCACTCAAACCTACATCATACCTGGCACAAACCATATTATCGAAAAGGATACACCCATCGTTATATCGCTACTAGGTCTCAATCGTAATCCGCAATACTTCACGCCTTCAAGTcccaataaataa